The Henningerozyma blattae CBS 6284 chromosome 9, complete genome DNA segment CGTTCTGTTTCGGTGGATGAACCAGAGACAACGGTGGTGGTGTAGACATCCTTGTTGCCAGTGGAGTAGGCCATGGAGCCAGAGCCAGACGAGAACATGTCGGAGGCTGATGAATACAAGCCAGAGGCTGAAGAATACAAGCCAGTGGCTGAAGAATACATGCCAGAGGCCGACGAGTACATGTCAGAAGAACCAGCAGAGACTCTGTAGGTGGTAGTACCGGTGGAAGGTACACCATTGGAATCCGTGGTGCTGAACTTAGACACGACGTCTGTTTCGGTGGATGAACCAGAGACAACGGTGGTGGTGTAGACATCCTTGTTGCCAGTGGAGTAGGCCATGGAGCCAGAGCCAGACGAGTACATGTCGGAGGCTGAAGAATACAAGCCAGAGGCCGACGAGTACATGCCAGAGGCCGACGAGTACATGTCAGAAGAACCAGCAGAGACTCTGTAGGTGGTAGTACCGGTGGAAGGTACACCATTGGAGTCCGTGGTGCTGAACTTAGACACGACGTCTGTTTCGGTGGATGAACCAGAGACAACGGTGGTGGTGTAGACATCCTTGTTGCCAGTGGAGTAGGCCATGGAGCCAGAGCCAGACGAGTACATGTCGGAGGCTGAAGAATACAAGCCAGAGGCCGACGAGTACATGCCAGAGGCCGACGAGTACATGCCAGAGGCCGACGAGTACATGCCAGAGGCCGACGAGTACATGTCAGAAGAACCAGCAGAGACTCTGTAGGTGGTAGTACCGGTGGAAGGTACACCATTGGAGTCCGTGGTGCTGAACTTAGACACGACGTCTGTTTCGGTGGATGAACCAGAGACAACGGTGGTGGTGTAGACATCCTTGTTGCCAGTGGAGTAGGCCATGGAGCCAGAGCCAGACGAGAACACGTCGGAGGCTGATGAATAGACGTCTGAGTCTGCTGGCATCTTATAAGTAGTTGTTGCGATGGAACGGTGGCCGTTTGAGTCGGTTGTCACGTATTCTGATACAACGTCAGTTTCACCAGAAGAACCGTACATGATTGTAGTGGTGTATGGATCTAACGAGTAAGAATCCGAAACTTCAGAGGAAACAGCAGAATACATACCATCAGTTTCAGATGACGAGTACATGTCGGAGGCTGAAGAATACAAGCCAGAGGCCGACGAGTACATGCCAGAGGCCGACGAGTACATGCCAGAGGCCGACGAGTACATGTCAGAAGAACCAGCAGAGACTCTGTAGGTGGTAGTACCGGTGGAAGGTACACCATTGGAGTCCGTGGTGCTGAACTTAGACACGACGTCTGTTTCGGTGGATGAACCAGAGACAACGGTGGTGGTGTAAGGATCTAATGAGTTGGATGGATTTGTTGGCTTTAGTATAGAAGTGTATAGATTGTTGGACTGCGAAATTGTATGACTCTTTAAGTAATGTGACGATGGAGAGTAAGTGCTTATGGTTGGAGTTTGTACGAAGTAGATAAGTTCTGATGTGCTAACTCCGTCAAGGCCCTCCGTTATTACATGTAGTGTTGAAAATGTGGAAGTCTCGTAGCCAGTCCAAGTTGTATAAAGTGTTACTGTAATTGTAATTAATGGAGTTGCTACGTATATAACTTCCTCGTATGTTATGAGGTTGTCCACTCCTGTAAAGGTTGTCACAAATGTTGAGTATGTGGATGTCTCAGAACCTGTCCAGTATGTGTACGATGTGGAGGTAGTGGTAGCAATGGGGGTTTTAACAAAGTAAATTGTCTCAGTCGTCGAAGTATGATCAAGCCCTGAGAGTGTTGTTACTATTGTCGAATATGTAGATGTTCCCGAGCCACTCCAGGGTGTATAGAGTATGATTGTAGTTGCAATTGTTGGAGTCGCGACACAGAAAATTGTCTCAGTCGTCACAATGTCGTCTGTCCCTGTGAAGGTCGTCACAAGTGTTGTGTATGTGTATGTCTGATAGCCTTTCCAAGGCGTGTACGAGGTGGAAGTGGTGACATCGATTGGAGTCTCAACATAGAAAATTGTCTCAGTCGTCACAATGTCGTCCGACCCTTTGAAGATATTCACAAATGTTGAGTATGTGGAGGTTAGAGAACCTGTCCAATACGTATACGATATAGAGGTGGTGGCATCGATTGGAGTTTCAACGAAATAGATTGTCTCAGTCGTCACAATATCATCCAGTCCTGTGACAGTTGTCACAATTGTTGAGAATGTAGATGTCTCGGAGCCTGTCCAATATGTATAAAGTGTAACTGAAGTCGCAATTAGTGGAGTAACAACATAGAAAATTGTCTCAGTCGTCACAATGTCGTCTGGCCCCGTGAAGGTTGTCACAAGTGTAGAGTAGAGAGATACCTCAGAATTTGTCCAATATGTGAAAGATGTGGAGGTGGTGGCATCGATTGGAGTTTTAACGAAGTAAATTGTCTCAGTCGTTAGAATGTCGTCTGTCCCTGTGAAGGTCTTCATTAGTGTCGAGTATATAGATGTCTCAAAGCCTGTCCAGTACGTGTAGGATGTAGATGATATGCCTACTGTAGGAGTAGCAACATAATAAATTGTTTCTAAAGTTTCTAAgccatttgaatttgtaattgtttGTA contains these protein-coding regions:
- the TBLA0I00100 gene encoding uncharacterized protein; the protein is MIPMIWSNLIFFLLSVISFTKSNAIPRASFYPTTTQFSTVTQNALKPTEATNILPDPLLTTDMLRNRRLLKRGTSHDYVTLVALWTETTTDLFFSFVYTDTYQSVTIYHKFQVAIIPSSPALATTFVDGTGSIESVISTSFTTFWGLANFFQMQTWTLVIVATPTHAITKSDYFLMSTGKTSTFLTSCYTFTGIDSLFTTVTIYYINIPATPGISKIFTQWTGMSTSTYSTSHIVSTLEVGFSEITVYFIETPYDYIYDFTSIYTTWSGTYPSTYSSKTLSMWNGGSKTVNVQFEFYVKLPLLTTSITEILPWSGITSKMMIGTYTDTFSTAVYIIYATSMLMPYPSQIATVFTYWDNSYTTTYSTEIFVSFGPNFQQTTYTYYFVSTPVRNGVSTSYSQWLSPITKTFSTMTYTSTDSANSDITETVYLVAIPFYELTSTVYTDWSGKYSKTLSNYIQTITNSNGLETLETIYYVATPTVGISSTSYTYWTGFETSIYSTLMKTFTGTDDILTTETIYFVKTPIDATTSTSFTYWTNSEVSLYSTLVTTFTGPDDIVTTETIFYVVTPLIATSVTLYTYWTGSETSTFSTIVTTVTGLDDIVTTETIYFVETPIDATTSISYTYWTGSLTSTYSTFVNIFKGSDDIVTTETIFYVETPIDVTTSTSYTPWKGYQTYTYTTLVTTFTGTDDIVTTETIFCVATPTIATTIILYTPWSGSGTSTYSTIVTTLSGLDHTSTTETIYFVKTPIATTTSTSYTYWTGSETSTYSTFVTTFTGVDNLITYEEVIYVATPLITITVTLYTTWTGYETSTFSTLHVITEGLDGVSTSELIYFVQTPTISTYSPSSHYLKSHTISQSNNLYTSILKPTNPSNSLDPYTTTVVSGSSTETDVVSKFSTTDSNGVPSTGTTTYRVSAGSSDMYSSASGMYSSASGMYSSASGLYSSASDMYSSSETDGMYSAVSSEVSDSYSLDPYTTTIMYGSSGETDVVSEYVTTDSNGHRSIATTTYKMPADSDVYSSASDVFSSGSGSMAYSTGNKDVYTTTVVSGSSTETDVVSKFSTTDSNGVPSTGTTTYRVSAGSSDMYSSASGMYSSASGMYSSASGMYSSASGLYSSASDMYSSGSGSMAYSTGNKDVYTTTVVSGSSTETDVVSKFSTTDSNGVPSTGTTTYRVSAGSSDMYSSASGMYSSASGLYSSASDMYSSGSGSMAYSTGNKDVYTTTVVSGSSTETDVVSKFSTTDSNGVPSTGTTTYRVSAGSSDMYSSASGMYSSATGLYSSASGLYSSASDMFSSGSGSMAYSTGNKDVYTTTVVSGSSTETE